A window from Thermodesulfovibrionales bacterium encodes these proteins:
- a CDS encoding ABC transporter permease: protein MTPLFIYNIRNIKTRKLTSILTGLGMAFVVFVFSSVMMMAEGLEKSLVDTGSPDNVIVIRKASQAEVQSTIDRTQAAIVETLQWIKRDVDGRALLERELVVLISLIKKEGTPSNVVIRGTGQKSLSIRDQVRLIEGRMPKAGSTEIVVGTSIKKGFRDLELGSRLRFGLREWTVVGIIDAGNTAFSSEIWADVDSLMQAFRRPVYSSLVFKLNDPEDFYYVKKAIEEDPRLTLEAKREIDFYREQSEVMANFLRILGTSLSIVFSLGAIIGAMITMYAQVANRIQEIGTLRVLGFRRKDILISFLFESLLLSLAGGITGLIFSSFLQFYTVSTLNWQTFSELAFRFRLTSGIILKSLIFSFIMGVAGGILPAIRASGMNIVSALRAG from the coding sequence ATGACACCCCTTTTTATTTATAACATCAGAAATATTAAGACCAGAAAATTAACCAGCATCCTGACTGGTCTTGGAATGGCCTTCGTGGTTTTTGTATTTTCCTCTGTGATGATGATGGCAGAAGGACTTGAGAAATCACTGGTAGACACAGGATCCCCTGATAATGTAATTGTAATAAGAAAGGCTTCCCAGGCAGAGGTACAGAGCACAATTGACAGGACACAGGCAGCTATTGTGGAGACCCTTCAGTGGATCAAGAGAGATGTAGATGGTAGAGCCCTTTTAGAGAGGGAGCTGGTTGTTTTAATAAGTCTTATTAAAAAGGAAGGCACTCCTTCAAATGTTGTTATACGAGGCACAGGACAGAAATCACTCTCAATAAGAGACCAGGTAAGACTGATTGAGGGAAGGATGCCAAAGGCAGGTTCAACAGAGATAGTTGTTGGAACAAGTATTAAAAAAGGATTCAGGGACCTTGAACTCGGAAGCAGGCTCAGATTCGGCCTAAGGGAATGGACCGTTGTAGGTATCATTGATGCTGGAAATACTGCCTTCAGCTCAGAGATATGGGCTGATGTCGATAGTCTTATGCAGGCCTTCAGAAGACCTGTCTATTCTTCTTTAGTTTTTAAGCTAAATGATCCAGAAGATTTTTATTATGTAAAGAAGGCAATAGAGGAAGATCCCAGGCTCACTCTTGAGGCAAAGAGAGAGATAGACTTCTACAGGGAACAGTCTGAGGTAATGGCAAATTTTCTGAGAATCCTGGGCACATCCCTTTCCATAGTCTTTTCTCTTGGCGCAATTATTGGAGCAATGATTACTATGTATGCACAGGTTGCAAACAGGATTCAGGAGATTGGGACTCTGCGGGTTCTTGGATTTAGGAGAAAGGATATACTGATAAGCTTTCTCTTTGAATCTCTTCTTTTGAGTCTCGCGGGAGGAATAACAGGATTAATATTTTCTTCCTTTCTTCAATTTTATACAGTCTCAACTCTGAACTGGCAGACTTTTTCAGAACTTGCCTTCAGATTCAGGTTAACATCAGGAATAATATTGAAATCACTTATCTTTTCCTTTATAATGGGCGTAGCAGGTGGAATCCTTCCAGCAATCAGGGCATCAGGGATGAATATAGTGAGTGCCCTGAGAGCAGGATAA
- a CDS encoding Clp1/GlmU family protein yields the protein MDEKFTLPDELWILLEDPLTRLILVIGASDTGKTTFVEYIARKLANLFNLGIVDLDMGQSQIGPPTTVGWARCPENFTTLSTLKEEDFYFTGTITPAGSLLPAITGARLIVERAMKTCDKVIVDTTGLISEPAGRVLKHFKIDILKPDLVVCLERTDELSHIKAPFKNQSLIFYTLRPPSGIRQKSPSERAEYRYKRMESYLADSKLHSFPISELGILFTRERLPFDNPGLKNRVVSFRNSQNRDIAIGVIEAVKPKEGKIFIRTHELREKPVTIVIGKAVMDNNERSLRNVSPLI from the coding sequence GTGGATGAAAAATTTACCTTACCTGATGAACTCTGGATACTTCTTGAAGACCCTTTAACAAGACTCATTCTTGTTATAGGTGCCTCTGATACAGGAAAGACAACATTTGTTGAATATATTGCTAGAAAACTTGCTAATCTTTTCAATCTCGGTATTGTTGACCTTGATATGGGTCAGTCTCAGATAGGACCACCCACAACTGTAGGCTGGGCGAGATGTCCTGAGAATTTTACCACACTTTCCACTTTAAAAGAGGAAGATTTTTATTTTACAGGCACCATAACACCAGCAGGAAGCCTTCTTCCAGCAATAACAGGTGCAAGACTTATTGTAGAGAGAGCAATGAAAACCTGTGATAAGGTGATAGTGGATACAACTGGTCTCATCTCTGAGCCGGCCGGCAGAGTTCTCAAGCACTTCAAGATAGATATACTTAAACCAGACCTTGTAGTATGTCTTGAGAGGACTGATGAGCTTAGCCATATAAAAGCACCTTTCAAAAATCAGAGCCTAATTTTTTATACGCTAAGGCCTCCTTCCGGAATAAGACAGAAGTCACCTTCAGAGAGGGCAGAATACAGATACAAAAGGATGGAATCTTATCTTGCGGACTCAAAACTTCATTCGTTTCCTATCTCTGAGCTCGGAATACTCTTTACCAGGGAAAGATTACCCTTTGATAACCCAGGACTGAAGAACAGGGTAGTTTCTTTCAGGAATTCACAAAACAGGGATATCGCAATAGGTGTTATAGAGGCCGTTAAGCCAAAGGAGGGAAAGATTTTTATAAGAACCCATGAACTTAGAGAAAAACCAGTAACGATTGTGATTGGTAAGGCAGTTATGGACAACAATGAAAGATCTCTGAGAAATGTCAGTCCATTAATCTGA
- the rpiB gene encoding ribose 5-phosphate isomerase B, with product MRVAIGSDHAGFQLKEELKRLLNEMGHECIDFGPSTNESVDYPDFGEKVSLAVSTKAVDRGVLICGTGIGMSIVANKFPEIRASLCNDLYTARMARLHNDANVLVIGGRIVGIDLAKEILKTWFTTEFEGGRHLKRLEKIKSIEERYSGWSTKI from the coding sequence ATGCGAGTGGCTATAGGTTCAGACCATGCAGGCTTTCAGCTTAAGGAAGAGCTAAAAAGACTCCTTAATGAGATGGGTCATGAGTGCATTGATTTCGGTCCTTCAACCAATGAGTCTGTTGATTATCCTGATTTTGGAGAAAAGGTCTCTCTTGCTGTATCCACGAAGGCAGTTGACAGAGGTGTTCTCATCTGCGGTACCGGCATAGGGATGTCTATAGTTGCAAATAAGTTTCCTGAGATAAGGGCATCTCTCTGCAATGACCTTTATACTGCCCGTATGGCAAGGCTTCATAATGATGCTAATGTGCTTGTTATAGGCGGAAGGATTGTGGGAATAGACCTTGCAAAAGAGATACTGAAGACCTGGTTTACAACTGAATTTGAAGGAGGAAGACACCTAAAGAGACTTGAGAAGATAAAATCAATAGAAGAGAGGTATTCAGGATGGAGTACGAAAATCTGA
- a CDS encoding serine hydroxymethyltransferase, which yields MEYENLRFVDPEIYEAIRAEISREEEKIVLIASENYASPAVLEAQGSVFTNKYAEGYPGRRYYGGCEFADRVEELAIERAKELFKAEHVNVQPHSGSQANMAVLLGFLKPGDTILGMNLKHGGHLSHGAAANFSGMLYKTVFYGVNEHGYIDYDDVRRLAKEHKPKLIIVGASAYSRIIDFEKFAEIAQEVGAYLLADIAHIAGLIAAGIHPSPVPYADFVTTTTHKTLRGPRGGMIMCKEKYAKVIDKMIFPGIQGGPLMHVIAAKAVAFKEALTEKFRHYQAQIVRNAKRLAQELIKRGFKIISGGTDNHLFLVDLRGSGITGKDAEEALDMAGITVNKNSIPFDDTPPSITSGIRLGTPCVTTRGMTEEEMIKIADFIAEVLENIKNRDRILKIRERVKELCRAFPVYEKRLVETAPR from the coding sequence ATGGAGTACGAAAATCTGAGATTTGTTGACCCTGAAATTTATGAAGCAATCAGGGCAGAAATTTCAAGAGAAGAGGAAAAGATAGTTCTTATAGCCTCTGAGAATTACGCAAGTCCTGCTGTTCTTGAGGCTCAGGGCTCGGTCTTCACAAATAAGTATGCAGAGGGTTATCCTGGAAGACGCTATTACGGTGGCTGTGAATTCGCAGACAGGGTTGAGGAACTTGCTATAGAGAGGGCAAAAGAACTATTTAAGGCAGAGCATGTGAATGTCCAGCCCCATTCAGGAAGCCAGGCAAATATGGCTGTACTGCTTGGTTTCTTGAAGCCCGGGGATACAATCCTAGGAATGAATCTCAAACATGGTGGCCATCTATCCCACGGAGCTGCTGCAAACTTTTCGGGTATGCTTTATAAAACAGTTTTCTATGGTGTCAATGAACATGGTTACATTGATTACGATGATGTAAGAAGGCTTGCAAAGGAACACAAACCCAAACTCATTATAGTTGGTGCCAGTGCCTATTCAAGGATAATAGATTTTGAAAAATTTGCTGAAATCGCTCAGGAGGTAGGTGCCTATCTTCTTGCAGACATTGCCCATATAGCAGGACTAATTGCAGCAGGCATTCATCCTTCGCCTGTACCCTATGCTGATTTTGTAACGACCACAACCCATAAAACCCTGAGAGGTCCCAGGGGTGGTATGATAATGTGCAAGGAAAAATATGCAAAGGTCATAGATAAGATGATATTTCCAGGAATTCAGGGTGGCCCACTCATGCATGTTATTGCGGCAAAGGCAGTTGCATTTAAAGAGGCGCTTACTGAAAAGTTCAGACATTACCAAGCTCAGATCGTCAGGAATGCAAAAAGACTTGCTCAGGAGCTTATCAAGAGGGGATTTAAAATAATATCAGGTGGAACGGATAATCATCTTTTCCTTGTTGATCTTAGAGGCTCTGGTATCACTGGAAAGGATGCAGAAGAGGCACTTGATATGGCTGGAATTACAGTTAATAAAAATTCCATTCCCTTTGATGACACACCACCTTCCATAACAAGTGGCATCAGACTCGGTACACCGTGTGTTACAACAAGGGGAATGACAGAAGAGGAGATGATCAAGATAGCTGATTTTATTGCCGAGGTACTTGAGAATATCAAAAACAGGGATCGCATACTAAAAATCAGAGAAAGAGTAAAAGAGCTCTGCCGTGCCTTTCCGGTTTATGAAAAGAGACTTGTTGAAACAGCGCCAAGATAG
- a CDS encoding macro domain-containing protein, producing MNIERDIGNKKITLVKGDITEREVDAIVNAANSHLKHGGGVAGAIVKKGGKIIQEESDRIGYVPVGQAVITTGGKLKAKWVIHAVGPRMGEGDEDNKLKSAINNVLRLASEKGFRTISVPAISAGIFGFPKDRCANILVAETVNFLKKNADSSIEIVEFCILDDEAYDFFRKEIEKL from the coding sequence ATGAATATTGAAAGAGACATAGGCAATAAAAAGATAACCCTTGTTAAAGGTGATATTACCGAGCGTGAGGTGGATGCCATAGTAAATGCAGCAAACAGTCATCTCAAGCACGGTGGTGGAGTTGCTGGTGCAATTGTAAAAAAAGGAGGGAAGATAATTCAGGAAGAAAGCGACAGAATTGGCTACGTGCCTGTTGGTCAGGCAGTGATAACAACAGGTGGCAAGCTTAAGGCAAAATGGGTGATCCATGCAGTTGGCCCTAGGATGGGCGAGGGTGACGAGGACAATAAACTTAAAAGTGCTATAAATAATGTATTGAGGCTTGCTTCAGAAAAGGGTTTTAGAACCATTTCAGTGCCTGCTATAAGTGCAGGAATATTTGGTTTTCCGAAGGACAGGTGTGCAAATATCCTTGTTGCTGAGACAGTGAACTTTCTTAAAAAGAATGCTGATAGCTCTATTGAAATTGTTGAATTTTGTATACTTGATGATGAGGCTTATGATTTTTTCAGAAAGGAGATTGAGAAATTATAA
- a CDS encoding HD domain-containing protein, with translation MPEPLKIIKKYYNPDSLVFRILIEHGEAVKKKALQIAGGLKDRNPDIDFIIEAAMLHDIGIILTNSPLLGCYGKAPYIAHGYLGRQLLESEGLYMHGLVAERHVGAGITIKDIKEKGLPLPVRNMVPESLEEKIICVADKFFSKNRNIHTEEKSLDIVLKEIAGYGEERLSFFEKLLRELRLMD, from the coding sequence GTGCCGGAACCCTTAAAGATCATAAAAAAATACTACAATCCGGACTCCCTGGTCTTCAGGATTCTTATTGAGCATGGAGAGGCTGTAAAGAAAAAGGCACTCCAGATAGCAGGTGGTTTGAAGGACAGAAATCCTGATATTGACTTCATAATTGAGGCAGCAATGCTTCACGATATCGGAATTATTCTTACAAACTCACCACTTCTTGGCTGTTACGGAAAGGCACCCTATATTGCCCATGGATATCTTGGGAGGCAGCTCCTTGAATCAGAAGGGCTTTATATGCACGGTCTTGTTGCGGAAAGGCATGTGGGAGCAGGAATCACTATAAAGGACATAAAGGAAAAAGGTCTTCCCCTTCCAGTAAGAAATATGGTGCCTGAGAGTCTTGAGGAAAAGATTATCTGTGTTGCTGATAAATTCTTTTCAAAAAACAGGAATATTCATACTGAAGAAAAGTCCTTAGATATAGTTCTTAAGGAGATAGCAGGATACGGAGAAGAGAGACTCAGTTTTTTTGAAAAACTCCTAAGAGAGCTCAGATTAATGGACTGA
- a CDS encoding FtsX-like permease family protein, giving the protein MLILKLLIKNAFRQRLRAFLTIIAATIAILAFGFLRTIVDAWYSGVEVSSPNRLVTRNAISLTTPLPISYKDKIKGVRGVNTVSYGNWFGGIYISEKNFFPNFAVHGETYLELYPEYIISEEEKKAFLRDRKACVAGRKVAKEFGWELGDTIVLKGTIFPGEWEFTLRGIYRGADPNVDETLLFFHFDYLNERLKKMYPQRADHVGFFIVGIDDPRRAAEISLEIDNLFKNSLAETLTETEKAFQLGFVAMTEAILITIKLISYVIIIIILAVVANTMAMNVRERLSEYATMKTMGFSWPYISILVFGESLVITTTGAITGIILTFPAAKIFIDAMGTLLPVFNITEKTLILDFLISIAVGISAGFFPAWKAINVPVQKALTRIG; this is encoded by the coding sequence ATGCTGATCCTAAAACTGCTGATTAAAAATGCCTTCAGACAGAGATTGAGGGCATTCCTGACAATTATTGCAGCCACCATTGCTATTCTTGCCTTTGGTTTTTTAAGAACTATTGTTGATGCCTGGTATTCCGGGGTCGAGGTGTCTTCACCAAATAGGCTTGTAACAAGGAATGCCATATCACTAACAACTCCTCTCCCCATCTCCTACAAGGATAAGATAAAGGGGGTCAGGGGTGTGAATACAGTATCCTATGGAAACTGGTTTGGCGGAATCTACATATCAGAAAAAAACTTTTTCCCTAATTTTGCAGTTCATGGAGAGACCTATCTTGAACTCTATCCTGAATATATTATTTCTGAAGAAGAGAAGAAGGCATTCCTCAGGGATAGAAAGGCATGTGTTGCAGGTAGAAAGGTTGCAAAAGAATTCGGGTGGGAGCTGGGTGATACTATAGTGCTTAAAGGCACAATTTTTCCAGGTGAATGGGAATTTACCCTTAGGGGTATCTACAGGGGAGCTGACCCAAATGTTGATGAGACCCTTTTATTTTTCCACTTTGATTATCTGAATGAGAGATTAAAAAAGATGTATCCCCAGAGGGCAGACCATGTGGGATTCTTTATTGTTGGTATTGATGATCCAAGAAGGGCAGCTGAGATATCCCTTGAGATTGACAATCTTTTCAAAAATTCTCTTGCAGAAACTCTTACAGAGACAGAAAAGGCCTTTCAGCTTGGATTTGTTGCCATGACAGAGGCAATACTCATCACAATAAAACTTATCTCCTATGTAATCATAATAATAATCCTTGCAGTTGTGGCAAACACCATGGCAATGAATGTGAGGGAAAGGCTTTCAGAATATGCCACCATGAAGACAATGGGCTTTTCCTGGCCCTACATATCAATCCTTGTCTTTGGAGAATCTTTAGTGATAACAACAACTGGTGCAATAACTGGCATAATTCTCACATTCCCTGCCGCAAAGATCTTTATTGATGCAATGGGTACCCTTTTACCTGTATTTAATATTACAGAGAAGACTTTAATTCTGGATTTTCTTATATCCATTGCAGTTGGTATTTCAGCCGGATTCTTTCCAGCGTGGAAGGCAATAAATGTACCTGTTCAGAAGGCACTAACAAGGATTGGTTGA
- the thiS gene encoding sulfur carrier protein ThiS produces the protein MKIRLNGQDYEIERELTIEELLEWLSIIPERVAVEVNLQVIKKHDYKIFKIKDGDTVEIVNFVGGGQDGK, from the coding sequence ATGAAGATAAGGCTTAATGGTCAGGACTATGAAATAGAAAGAGAGCTCACCATTGAGGAGCTCTTGGAGTGGCTTTCTATTATTCCTGAAAGGGTTGCTGTTGAGGTAAACCTTCAGGTGATCAAAAAGCATGATTATAAGATTTTTAAAATTAAAGATGGCGATACAGTAGAGATAGTAAATTTTGTAGGAGGTGGACAGGATGGAAAATGA
- the thiE gene encoding thiamine phosphate synthase has product MHRQINFRLYLITDRKLSLDLKWTVEEALKAGVKAVQIREKDLSAKELIALTKELQDITNKHSAKLFINDRADIALGLGLDGVHLGTQSLTPDIVERISGGKLLIGASTHSLDEAMDAEARGADFITFGPVYETPSKLRYGKPVGIKALKEVTRRIRIPVFAIGGINKKNIPEVIDAGAYGIALISAIMASESPGSAARELIEKIQRSVS; this is encoded by the coding sequence ATGCACAGACAGATTAATTTCAGATTGTATTTAATTACAGACAGAAAACTCTCCCTTGATCTTAAATGGACAGTGGAAGAGGCACTGAAGGCCGGTGTTAAGGCTGTTCAGATAAGAGAGAAGGACCTTTCAGCAAAGGAACTTATAGCTCTTACAAAAGAGCTTCAGGATATTACAAATAAACACAGTGCAAAACTTTTTATTAATGACAGGGCTGATATAGCCCTTGGTCTTGGACTTGATGGTGTTCATCTTGGCACACAGAGTTTGACGCCAGATATTGTGGAAAGGATATCAGGAGGAAAACTTCTTATTGGAGCTTCAACCCATAGCCTTGATGAGGCCATGGATGCAGAGGCCCGGGGAGCAGATTTTATAACCTTTGGACCTGTATACGAAACTCCCTCAAAGCTCAGGTACGGGAAACCTGTTGGAATAAAGGCATTGAAGGAAGTTACAAGAAGGATAAGGATACCAGTCTTTGCTATAGGTGGCATAAATAAAAAGAATATTCCTGAGGTTATAGATGCTGGTGCATACGGAATAGCGCTTATTTCAGCTATTATGGCATCAGAATCACCTGGCAGTGCTGCTAGGGAATTGATTGAAAAGATTCAAAGGAGCGTATCATGA
- a CDS encoding ABC transporter ATP-binding protein: MNSEKNAVQLIKVNKSYRRGAEIISVLRDINLSISEGEFLAIMGPSGSGKSTLLNLIAGIDRPDSGRIIVSQTDITGLSEDELARWRAFHVGFIFQFYNLIPVLTALENVELPLLLTGLSKKDRKEHAFFALKIVGLEHRLNHYPAQLSGGEQQRVAIARAIVTDPSILVADEPTGDLDKYSAEQVLDLMVRLNSEFNKTIIMVTHDPRAAAKARTLRHLDKGILNADPKTAD; this comes from the coding sequence GTGAATTCTGAAAAAAATGCAGTTCAGCTTATAAAGGTTAATAAATCCTACAGGCGTGGTGCAGAGATCATATCAGTTTTGAGAGATATAAATCTCTCTATATCTGAAGGTGAATTTCTCGCCATAATGGGTCCTTCTGGATCGGGAAAGAGCACTTTACTGAATTTAATAGCTGGTATCGACAGGCCTGACAGTGGCAGAATAATAGTTTCTCAAACTGATATAACAGGGCTTTCAGAGGATGAGCTTGCAAGATGGAGGGCCTTTCATGTAGGTTTTATATTTCAGTTTTATAATCTTATCCCTGTTCTCACTGCTCTTGAGAATGTTGAGCTACCTCTTTTACTGACAGGTCTTTCAAAAAAGGATAGAAAGGAGCATGCTTTTTTTGCTTTAAAGATCGTGGGTCTTGAGCATAGGCTCAATCACTATCCTGCTCAGCTTTCAGGAGGTGAGCAGCAGAGGGTTGCCATTGCAAGGGCTATTGTTACAGATCCATCCATATTAGTTGCTGATGAGCCTACTGGTGATCTTGATAAATACTCAGCAGAGCAGGTTTTAGACCTGATGGTCAGGCTCAATTCTGAATTCAATAAGACTATCATTATGGTCACTCATGATCCCAGGGCTGCAGCTAAAGCAAGGACATTAAGACATCTTGATAAGGGTATTCTGAATGCTGATCCTAAAACTGCTGATTAA
- the thiC gene encoding phosphomethylpyrimidine synthase ThiC: MTRIEFAKRGIITDEVREAALLENVTPEYISMGIADGTIAIVRNINHPIKPLAIGKGLRTKINANIGTSKDRININEEVEKLHVIVKYGADAVMDLSTGGPIKELRRALIKESPIAVGTVPVYEAAVRAVELYGSIKEMTEDMLFEVIEEHLRDGVDFITVHAGLTLRTVERLRNDKRVLDVVSRGGSLLLEWMIYNEKENPLYEHFDRLLEIAKRYDVTLSLGDGLRPGCLEDATDRSQIEELITLGELRDRALKEGVQVIIEGPGHIPLNQVELNIKIQKELCKGAPFYVLGPLVTDIAMGYDHIAAAIGGALAAMAGADFLCYVTPSEHIRLPTIEDVKEGVIASRIAAHAADIAKGIPSAIQKDRLMAHYRKELNWEGQISLSFDPEKVRRLRLEVPPSQEEVCSMCGEFCAIKTVKRALGG, translated from the coding sequence ATGACCAGGATAGAGTTCGCAAAAAGGGGTATCATTACTGATGAGGTCAGGGAGGCTGCACTCCTGGAGAATGTGACACCTGAATATATATCAATGGGAATTGCTGACGGCACAATTGCAATAGTCAGGAACATTAATCATCCTATAAAACCCCTTGCAATAGGAAAGGGGTTAAGGACAAAGATAAATGCCAATATCGGAACATCGAAGGACAGGATAAATATTAATGAAGAGGTCGAAAAACTCCATGTGATAGTAAAATATGGTGCTGATGCGGTCATGGATCTTTCAACAGGAGGACCAATAAAAGAATTAAGAAGGGCACTTATAAAGGAATCACCCATTGCTGTCGGAACTGTGCCTGTTTATGAGGCTGCGGTCCGGGCTGTGGAGCTTTATGGAAGTATAAAAGAAATGACTGAGGATATGCTTTTTGAGGTGATAGAAGAGCATTTAAGAGATGGAGTTGATTTCATAACAGTACATGCAGGTCTTACCTTAAGGACTGTAGAGAGGCTCAGGAATGATAAAAGGGTCCTTGATGTGGTGAGCAGGGGCGGCTCACTTCTTCTTGAATGGATGATCTATAATGAGAAAGAAAACCCCCTTTACGAACACTTTGACAGACTGCTTGAGATTGCAAAGAGGTATGATGTTACCTTGAGCCTTGGTGATGGACTGAGACCGGGCTGTCTTGAGGATGCCACTGACAGGAGTCAGATAGAAGAACTAATTACATTAGGAGAATTAAGGGACAGGGCACTTAAAGAGGGTGTACAGGTAATTATTGAGGGACCAGGACATATACCTTTGAATCAGGTTGAGTTGAATATAAAGATTCAGAAGGAGCTCTGCAAGGGTGCACCCTTTTATGTCCTCGGACCTCTTGTTACAGACATTGCTATGGGTTATGACCATATAGCTGCTGCAATAGGTGGTGCTCTTGCTGCAATGGCTGGCGCAGATTTCCTCTGCTACGTTACACCGTCAGAACACATAAGGCTTCCAACCATAGAGGATGTAAAGGAAGGTGTAATTGCCTCAAGGATTGCTGCCCATGCTGCAGACATTGCAAAAGGGATACCATCAGCAATTCAAAAGGACAGGCTCATGGCTCATTACAGAAAGGAGCTTAATTGGGAGGGGCAGATCAGTCTGAGTTTCGATCCTGAAAAGGTTAGAAGACTTAGGCTTGAAGTCCCACCCTCACAGGAAGAGGTCTGTAGCATGTGTGGTGAATTCTGTGCTATAAAGACAGTAAAGAGGGCTCTTGGTGGATGA
- the nrdR gene encoding transcriptional regulator NrdR, whose translation MRCPFCGNLEDRVIDSRTSKEGDAIRRRRECLSCKKRFTSYERVEEILPLVVKKDGRREPFERNKILTGLKKACEKRPIGIDTLEGIVDSIEKRLMALGVKEIPSSWIGEDVMENLKRLDKVAYVRFASVYRQFKDIDELMKEVHSLMGSEKTGC comes from the coding sequence ATGAGATGCCCCTTCTGTGGCAATCTTGAAGACAGGGTTATTGATTCAAGAACCTCAAAAGAGGGAGATGCCATCAGAAGAAGGCGGGAGTGTCTTTCCTGCAAAAAGAGATTCACATCCTATGAGAGGGTTGAGGAGATTCTTCCTCTTGTTGTAAAAAAAGATGGCAGGCGGGAGCCCTTTGAAAGAAACAAGATACTTACGGGTCTGAAGAAAGCCTGTGAAAAAAGACCCATAGGAATTGATACCCTTGAGGGAATAGTTGATTCTATAGAGAAAAGACTTATGGCACTAGGTGTTAAGGAAATACCTTCAAGCTGGATAGGTGAGGATGTCATGGAAAACCTCAAGAGACTTGACAAAGTAGCCTATGTGAGATTTGCCTCCGTTTACAGGCAGTTCAAGGATATAGATGAGTTAATGAAAGAAGTCCATTCTCTGATGGGTAGTGAAAAAACCGGCTGCTGA
- a CDS encoding thiazole synthase, with product MENDRLIIRGIEFKSRLWVGTGKYRDFEETRRAVEASGADVVTVAVRRVNILDRKSENLLDYIDPKKYKILPNTAGCYTVEEALRYARLAREAGISDMVKLEVIGDEKTLFPDVCGLVKATEILAKEGFIVFPYTNDDPVTAKRLEDAGAAAVMPLGAPIGSGLGIRNPYNIKIILETVKVPVIVDAGVGTASDATIAMELGCDAVLINTGIAGAKDPVKMAEAMKHAVIAGRLAYLAGRIPKKLYASASSPLEGMLI from the coding sequence ATGGAAAATGACAGGTTGATTATCAGAGGTATAGAATTTAAGTCAAGGCTCTGGGTCGGTACAGGTAAGTACAGAGATTTTGAGGAAACAAGGCGTGCAGTGGAGGCATCAGGTGCTGATGTTGTTACTGTTGCTGTAAGGCGTGTGAATATACTGGACAGAAAGAGCGAAAATCTTCTTGACTATATTGATCCAAAGAAATACAAGATTCTTCCAAATACAGCTGGCTGTTACACTGTAGAGGAGGCCCTGAGATATGCAAGGCTTGCAAGGGAGGCTGGTATCTCTGATATGGTCAAACTTGAGGTGATAGGAGATGAAAAGACCCTCTTTCCGGATGTCTGTGGACTTGTTAAAGCAACGGAGATACTGGCAAAGGAAGGTTTTATTGTTTTTCCTTACACTAATGATGATCCTGTAACAGCAAAGAGACTTGAGGATGCAGGAGCAGCAGCAGTAATGCCTCTTGGTGCACCAATAGGTTCAGGCCTCGGGATAAGAAATCCCTATAACATAAAGATAATACTTGAGACCGTTAAGGTTCCGGTTATAGTGGATGCAGGTGTTGGCACAGCCTCAGATGCCACAATTGCAATGGAGCTTGGCTGTGATGCTGTTCTTATAAATACAGGGATTGCCGGTGCAAAGGATCCTGTAAAGATGGCAGAGGCGATGAAGCATGCAGTTATTGCAGGACGGCTTGCCTATCTTGCTGGAAGGATACCCAAAAAACTTTATGCCAGTGCGAGCAGTCCTCTTGAAGGGATGCTTATATAG